In one window of Hyla sarda isolate aHylSar1 chromosome 1, aHylSar1.hap1, whole genome shotgun sequence DNA:
- the TRMT9B gene encoding probable tRNA methyltransferase 9B isoform X2, producing MVTMLGTDCKTRVPRLASAAGCGTGKYLSVNCNTYNLGCDYCEPLVEIGRNNNLEVMVCDNLNLPFRDKCFDTIISIGVIHHFSTKQRRIRAIKEMARILHPGGQIMLYVWAMEQKSRRFEKQDVFVPWNKELLPRRTPEINQYENKANPNIKSNEIDQKLVQESESINLHNLKQTFDSKQSHNTSTCKASETCCMKFPNDDSRLYSAFGRSIRSWFFSRSLDESILKRQIDKMKSLSPVSGWVNSTVSVQPSRHCSLDLGHQKFLLKEHSFDDDEVFIKNDTHKKHQWFLALDPSKNENGRHVGLVRNDMKQNFQQDGKYFSCICSSEGETGTQNKILKRTSTTESSDSVLDETVAASDQEADAVDSTAYMRYYHVFREGELRSLLETDVPELSVISSSFDHGNWCVIAEKK from the exons GTTGTGGTACAGGAAAGTATCTCAGTGTAAACTGCAATACATATAATCTTGGCTGTGATTACTGTGAACCTCTAGTGGAGATTGGCAGAAATAACAACCTTGAAGTCATGGTATGTGACAATCTCAATCTCCCTTTTAGGGACAAGTGTTTCGACACCATTATCTCTATTGGGG tgattCATCATTTTTCCACTAAGCAAAGAAGAATTCGTGCAATAAAAGAAATGGCAAGAATTTTGCATCCCGGTGGTCAGATAATGTTGTATGTTTGGGCAATGGAACAAAAAAGCCGTCGGTTTGAAAAACAAGATGTATTTGTGCCATGGAACAAAGAATTATTGCCTCGACGAACCCCAGAAATAAACCAGTATGAAAATAAAGCAAACCCCAATATTAAGTCTAATGAAATCGACCAAAAGTTGGTCCAAGAGTCGGAGAGCATCAATTTGCATAACCTAAAGCAGACTTTTGATTCTAAGCAGTCACATAATACTAGCACCTGTAAAGCAAGTGAAACATGCTGCATGAAATTTCCCAATGATGATAGTAGACTCTACAGTGCTTTTGGAAGATCTATTCGCTCATGGTTCTTCTCCAGGTCCCTTGATGAGTCCATCTTAAAGAGGCAGATTGATAAGATGAAGTCTCTCAGCCCAGTCAGTGGGTGGGTGAACAGCACGGTGTCTGTGCAGCCTTCTCGACACTGTAGTCTTGACCTTGGACACCAGAAGTTTCTACTAAAGGAGCATAGTTTCGATGATGACGAggtttttattaaaaatgatACGCACAAAAAGCATCAGTGGTTTTTAGCTTTAGATCCCtcgaaaaatgaaaatggaagacATGTTGGTTTGGTCCGGAATGATATGAAGCAAAACTTTCAGCAAGATGGCAAATACTTTAGCTGTATTTGTAGCAGTGAGGGTGAAACTGGTACCCAAAACAAAATCTTAAAAAGAACTTCAACCACAGAGTCCAGCGACTCAGTTTTGGATGAAACCGTGGCAGCCAGTGACCAAGAGGCAGATGCTGTTGACTCAACAGCATACATGCGATATTATCATGTTTTCCGTGAGGGAGAACTGCGTAGCCTCTTGGAAACCGATGTTCCAGAACTTAGCGTTATAAGTTCTTCTTTTGACCATGGTAACTGGTGTGTaattgcagaaaaaaaataa